In a genomic window of Thalassotalea piscium:
- a CDS encoding DUF1697 domain-containing protein: MQTFVILFRAINVGGNNKLPMKVLVPLLAKEGFTQIHHYLQTGNVILQSKENPTAAVQALVTQHFNFTPEVISLRAEDFLKAHQQSPFSDTNGKFIHFYFCKHQASLVLDKLDKYLAESEQYAFINNIFYLHAPEGIGRSKFVTHIESCLGSPATGRNLNTINKISAMLTSNLEG, translated from the coding sequence ATGCAAACTTTTGTAATTTTATTTAGAGCAATTAATGTTGGTGGTAATAATAAATTACCAATGAAAGTGCTTGTGCCATTATTAGCAAAAGAAGGTTTTACACAAATACACCATTACCTACAAACAGGAAATGTTATTTTACAGAGTAAAGAGAACCCAACAGCCGCTGTACAAGCATTGGTTACACAGCACTTTAACTTTACACCCGAAGTAATCTCGTTGAGAGCAGAAGACTTTCTAAAAGCACATCAGCAAAGCCCTTTCAGCGACACTAACGGTAAGTTTATACACTTTTATTTTTGTAAACATCAGGCTAGCTTAGTGCTTGATAAGCTAGATAAATACTTGGCTGAAAGCGAGCAATATGCCTTCATCAATAATATATTCTATTTACATGCACCCGAAGGAATTGGCCGCTCGAAGTTTGTTACACACATTGAATCTTGTTTAGGCTCGCCTGCTACAGGGCGAAATTTAAATACGATTAACAAAATTAGCGCTATGTTAACAAGTAATTTAGAGGGTTAG
- a CDS encoding pyridoxal phosphate-dependent aminotransferase: protein MKSVKKSTKLNNVCYEIRGQIAAEAKRLEDEGHKILKLNIGNPAPFGFEAPDDILKDVIHNLPSSQGYSDSQGIYSARVAVMQYFQQQGILDICVDDIFIGNGVSELIVMAMQALLNNDDEVLIPAPDYPLWTAAVSLSGGNPVHYQCDEDNNWFPNIKNIEANISNKTKAIVLINPNNPTGAVYTEEVLQGIIDLARKHNLIIFSDEIYDKILYDNSVHIPTARLTNDVLVITMGGLSKNYRIAGFRAGWMVISGPKIHAEDYLEGLVMLSSMRLCSNVPCQHAIQTALGGYQSINALISGDGRLVKQRNLAHKLINEIDGLSCNQAMGALYFFVKVDKEKFNITDDEKMILDLLKQEKILLVHGRAFNIKEYNYFRLVFLPHVDELRPALERLKNFFSRYKQ, encoded by the coding sequence ATGAAAAGCGTAAAAAAATCGACCAAACTCAACAATGTCTGTTATGAAATTAGAGGACAAATTGCAGCAGAGGCCAAGCGCTTAGAAGATGAAGGGCATAAAATTTTAAAACTCAATATCGGTAACCCTGCCCCTTTTGGTTTTGAAGCACCAGACGACATACTAAAAGATGTTATTCACAACTTACCAAGCTCGCAAGGCTATAGCGACTCTCAGGGCATTTATTCGGCACGCGTTGCAGTTATGCAGTATTTTCAACAGCAAGGTATTTTAGACATTTGTGTCGATGATATTTTTATTGGTAATGGCGTAAGTGAATTAATTGTAATGGCAATGCAGGCACTACTTAATAATGACGATGAAGTGCTTATACCTGCTCCAGACTACCCCCTATGGACTGCTGCTGTATCTTTATCTGGTGGTAACCCCGTTCATTACCAATGCGATGAAGACAATAACTGGTTTCCAAATATTAAAAATATCGAAGCTAACATTAGCAATAAAACCAAAGCTATCGTGTTAATTAACCCAAACAACCCAACAGGCGCGGTTTATACAGAAGAGGTGCTACAAGGAATTATTGATTTAGCCCGAAAACACAACTTAATTATTTTTAGTGACGAAATATACGACAAAATTCTTTACGACAATTCGGTTCATATACCCACAGCTAGACTTACCAACGATGTATTGGTGATCACTATGGGCGGTTTATCTAAAAATTACCGTATTGCAGGTTTTCGTGCCGGATGGATGGTTATATCAGGCCCTAAAATACATGCTGAAGATTACCTAGAAGGCTTAGTCATGTTGTCTTCTATGCGATTGTGCTCTAACGTGCCTTGCCAACATGCCATACAAACCGCTTTAGGTGGTTATCAAAGTATTAATGCACTGATCAGTGGCGACGGTAGACTAGTAAAACAACGCAATTTAGCTCATAAACTCATCAATGAAATAGACGGTTTATCTTGCAATCAAGCAATGGGTGCCCTTTACTTTTTTGTAAAAGTAGACAAAGAAAAGTTTAATATTACAGACGACGAGAAAATGATCCTCGATCTGCTAAAACAAGAGAAAATTCTATTAGTTCATGGACGTGCATTCAATATTAAAGAGTACAACTACTTCAGGTTAGTATTCTTACCTCATGTTGATGAACTAAGGCCAGCACTAGAAAGGCTAAAAAACTTTTTTAGCCGCTATAAACAATAA
- a CDS encoding aldo/keto reductase yields the protein MEFSPLGASKISVSRVCLGTMTWGIQNTQSEADQQLDYATNQGINFIDTAEMYPIPPNQETSGQTEVILGNWLSENNKKRKDLVVATKVAGPGLQWIREGSNITGSSVIQAVNNSLKRLQTDYIDLYQLHWPNRVSPHFGKQWPNQIPLTDVNSAEQVDQMHDILSGLSQCVNDGKIRFCGLSDDTPWGINTYLKLAQEHNLPRMVSIQNEFNLLHSKDWPYLIENCVHEDIAYLPWSPLASGALSGKYINGARPQGSRWTLMQRNGLFRDTPIANQAIKQYCQLAQDHNFTPAELALAWCNKIDGVTSTIIGATNMAQLKENINAFTKPVSDELFSQIEVIMKQYPAAF from the coding sequence ATGGAATTTTCTCCTTTAGGAGCAAGTAAGATATCTGTTTCACGTGTGTGTTTAGGCACAATGACTTGGGGGATTCAAAACACTCAAAGCGAAGCTGATCAGCAATTAGATTACGCAACTAACCAAGGTATTAACTTTATTGATACAGCAGAAATGTATCCTATCCCTCCCAACCAAGAGACTTCAGGCCAAACAGAAGTTATTCTAGGAAACTGGTTAAGCGAAAATAATAAAAAACGTAAAGATTTAGTGGTAGCCACTAAAGTTGCAGGCCCAGGTTTACAATGGATACGAGAAGGAAGCAACATAACCGGATCATCAGTAATACAAGCGGTTAATAATTCCTTAAAACGTTTACAGACCGACTATATAGACTTATATCAATTACATTGGCCCAACCGAGTATCACCACATTTTGGTAAGCAATGGCCTAATCAAATCCCGTTAACTGACGTAAATAGTGCAGAGCAAGTTGACCAAATGCACGACATATTAAGCGGGTTAAGCCAATGTGTTAACGACGGAAAAATTCGTTTCTGTGGTTTATCTGACGACACACCTTGGGGAATTAATACCTACCTTAAACTCGCCCAAGAGCACAACTTACCAAGAATGGTATCTATTCAAAATGAGTTTAATTTATTACACAGTAAAGACTGGCCTTATTTAATTGAAAACTGCGTACATGAAGACATTGCTTACTTACCTTGGTCGCCTTTAGCAAGCGGAGCATTAAGTGGTAAATATATCAATGGTGCCCGCCCACAAGGAAGCCGATGGACGTTAATGCAACGAAACGGGCTTTTTAGAGACACGCCTATTGCCAACCAAGCCATTAAACAATATTGTCAATTGGCACAAGATCATAACTTTACGCCAGCTGAATTAGCGTTGGCTTGGTGTAATAAAATAGATGGTGTTACTTCAACGATTATTGGTGCAACAAATATGGCACAACTTAAAGAAAATATTAACGCTTTTACAAAACCAGTATCTGATGAACTATTTTCACAGATTGAAGTTATTATGAAGCAATATCCAGCCGCTTTTTAA
- a CDS encoding FdhF/YdeP family oxidoreductase, giving the protein MTKSSLTNKPLKAGGISSLKSTIKHIIDSQQPHTNIKNLLNANQDKGFDCPGCAWGDEKEGLLQFCENGAKAISWESTSKKADARFFKSHSVSYLKKQSDYWLEYQGRLTEPLRYNSATDHYERISWQDAFSLISTHLTQLTSPDQAEFYTSGRASNEAAFLYQLFGRMFGTNNFPDCSNMCHEASGVALNESIGIGKGTVTLADFEHADAIFVFGQNPGTNHPRMMNTLRKSARAGCKIVSFNNLKEVALERFASPQDPVELLTPSATTISHLYLSPKLGGDMAAVRGICKYILEKNETAIKQGKPAIIDINFIAEHTVNFKDYQQQVITTPWDKIEQQSGLTQTELTQVAEIYLQSNRVICTWAMGITQHKHSVATIQEIVNLQLLKGNIGKAGAGLCPVRGHSNVQGNRTVGINEKPSAEFITALTKLVNKPLPFDGGHNVYYAIKALLDKSSKVIICLGGNIAAAAPDTQQTFEALCNSELNVQISTKLNRSHLAVGKDALILPCLGRTEVDLQASGPQYITVEDTFSMVHASQGSVPPLSTEQKSEIAIVAGIAQATLGNKQINWQSLTDNYDLIREMIAQALPEFSNFNSRLKTPGGFYLGNSAAKLQWKNQPEKASFGVDPLPDKLVAEHFQENQKVKLFTLQTLRSHDQYNTTVYGMNDRYRGIKNERNVVFINIKDARRLKLLEDDLVTITSIWSDNRVRSVDGFKIKFYDIPQGNLAAYYPETNPLVPLDSVGDRSFTPTSKAIAVMLEKSVSNRII; this is encoded by the coding sequence GTGACAAAATCATCTTTAACTAATAAGCCCTTAAAAGCGGGTGGTATTTCTTCCCTTAAATCTACTATTAAGCATATTATTGACAGCCAACAACCACACACAAACATTAAAAATTTACTTAACGCTAATCAAGATAAAGGTTTTGACTGCCCCGGTTGCGCATGGGGGGACGAAAAAGAAGGTTTATTACAATTTTGTGAAAATGGTGCTAAAGCAATATCGTGGGAGTCAACCAGCAAAAAGGCTGATGCTAGGTTTTTCAAGTCTCATTCCGTTAGCTACCTAAAAAAACAAAGTGATTACTGGTTAGAGTATCAAGGACGCTTAACTGAACCATTACGCTATAATTCAGCTACTGACCATTATGAACGTATTAGTTGGCAAGATGCATTCAGTTTAATCTCAACACATTTAACTCAGTTAACCTCGCCAGATCAAGCTGAATTTTATACCTCAGGAAGAGCCAGTAATGAAGCCGCTTTTCTCTATCAGTTATTTGGCCGCATGTTTGGTACTAATAATTTTCCCGACTGCTCAAACATGTGCCATGAAGCAAGTGGCGTTGCCCTTAATGAAAGTATAGGTATCGGTAAAGGCACAGTAACATTAGCCGACTTTGAGCATGCTGATGCTATTTTTGTTTTTGGTCAAAACCCCGGCACTAACCACCCAAGAATGATGAACACCTTGCGAAAGTCTGCTCGTGCAGGCTGCAAAATAGTGTCATTTAATAATCTAAAAGAAGTGGCGTTAGAGCGATTTGCAAGCCCACAAGACCCTGTTGAGCTATTAACTCCAAGCGCAACAACGATTAGCCATTTGTATCTATCACCAAAGCTAGGCGGTGATATGGCTGCTGTTCGTGGTATTTGTAAATATATTTTAGAAAAAAACGAAACGGCGATTAAGCAAGGTAAACCCGCAATAATCGATATTAACTTTATCGCTGAGCACACAGTTAATTTTAAAGACTACCAACAACAAGTTATAACCACCCCTTGGGATAAAATTGAACAACAATCGGGCTTAACACAAACAGAACTAACCCAAGTAGCAGAAATCTATTTACAATCTAACCGTGTTATTTGTACTTGGGCAATGGGAATTACACAACATAAACACTCTGTTGCCACCATTCAAGAAATTGTGAACTTACAGCTACTTAAAGGCAACATTGGTAAAGCGGGCGCTGGGTTATGCCCCGTTCGTGGACATTCTAATGTACAAGGTAATAGAACCGTTGGCATTAATGAGAAGCCAAGTGCAGAATTTATTACTGCGCTAACAAAGTTAGTTAATAAGCCTTTACCGTTTGATGGTGGGCATAACGTTTATTACGCAATAAAAGCACTACTAGATAAATCAAGTAAGGTAATCATCTGTTTAGGTGGAAATATTGCCGCAGCAGCCCCTGATACACAGCAAACGTTTGAAGCGCTTTGCAATAGTGAATTAAATGTACAAATAAGCACAAAGCTAAATCGCAGCCATTTGGCGGTAGGAAAAGATGCGCTAATTTTACCTTGTTTAGGAAGAACTGAAGTAGACCTTCAAGCAAGTGGACCCCAGTATATTACTGTAGAAGACACTTTTAGCATGGTGCATGCTTCACAAGGCAGTGTGCCACCTTTATCGACAGAACAAAAATCTGAAATCGCCATTGTTGCCGGTATTGCACAGGCTACGCTGGGTAATAAACAGATAAACTGGCAAAGCTTAACCGACAATTATGACTTAATTAGAGAGATGATAGCTCAAGCCTTACCCGAATTTTCAAATTTTAATAGTCGGCTTAAAACCCCTGGTGGTTTTTATTTAGGAAATAGCGCTGCAAAACTACAATGGAAAAATCAACCAGAAAAAGCATCGTTTGGGGTTGATCCTCTACCTGATAAACTCGTTGCTGAGCATTTTCAAGAAAACCAAAAAGTGAAATTATTTACGCTACAAACGTTGAGATCACACGACCAATACAACACCACCGTTTATGGTATGAATGATCGCTATAGAGGTATTAAAAATGAACGCAATGTCGTTTTTATTAATATAAAAGACGCGAGAAGGTTAAAACTTCTTGAAGATGACCTAGTCACTATTACCTCTATTTGGTCAGATAACCGCGTACGCTCGGTAGATGGTTTTAAAATAAAATTTTATGATATACCACAAGGTAACCTAGCGGCTTACTATCCAGAAACCAATCCGCTAGTACCGTTAGATAGTGTCGGTGATAGGTCGTTTACGCCAACATCTAAAGCAATCGCGGTAATGCTAGAAAAATCGGTTAGCAATAGAATAATATAA
- a CDS encoding GNAT family N-acetyltransferase: MTTTVVKASNNDKKAILRFYKQQHYSAGFLGFDHTYYIQKNAQIIASVILSKIVESNPQMLLHALVVDKQYSRQKLATTLLQHCISQHPALVCFSTDALALLYFKNSFSLIPETQISQVLQQRYRIYHQKNNKLRCFIHY; encoded by the coding sequence ATGACAACAACTGTAGTAAAAGCCAGCAACAACGATAAAAAAGCAATATTGCGATTTTATAAGCAACAGCATTATTCAGCAGGTTTTTTAGGGTTTGATCATACCTACTATATTCAAAAAAACGCTCAAATAATTGCATCTGTTATCCTTTCTAAAATAGTAGAAAGCAATCCTCAAATGTTGCTTCATGCACTTGTGGTCGATAAACAATATTCAAGGCAAAAGCTGGCAACAACCCTGTTACAGCATTGTATCAGCCAACACCCTGCCCTCGTTTGTTTTTCAACAGATGCATTAGCATTACTCTATTTTAAAAATTCTTTTTCACTTATTCCAGAAACACAAATATCTCAAGTGCTCCAACAACGTTATCGCATTTATCATCAAAAAAATAACAAACTTCGTTGTTTTATCCATTATTAG
- a CDS encoding acetolactate synthase 3 large subunit: MKKNAFTGAEMVVKALAALEVKYIFGYPGGSVLDIYDAIFQQSDFEHILVRHEQAATHMADGYSRATGKVGVVLATSGPGATNCVTGIATAYMDSIPMVVLAGQVPTNLIGDDAFQETDIVGCSRPIVKHSFNCRTLEDIPNTIAKAFYIAKTGRPGPVVVELPKDILMPHNKGEFHIETDVKMRSYNPTKKGHPKQIRKAVKTINSAKRLVVYSGGGIVLADAAELLTELVETLNAPCTNTLMGLGGISGTHKNFIGMLGMHGSVEANKTMANADVILALGARFDDRVTNNVKKFCPDATIIHVDIDPTSISKTINAHIPVVGLIDIVLQQLLDELKESNYHINQQANDSWWQQINAWRALNSASYVQDDGKIKPQRVIESMYKITNGKAYVCSDVGQHQMFAAQHYPFAKPRQWINSGGLGTMGFGLPAAMGVKLAFPDSHVICITGDGSIQMNIQELSTCLQYNLSVVIISLNNRSLGMVRQWQDMIYGGRHASSYMESLPDFVKLAESYGHIGMQINNLDELDEKLTQAFEIKNRLVFVDVLVDELEHVYPMQIRLGAIDDMWIRKGEKA, translated from the coding sequence ATGAAAAAAAACGCGTTCACGGGCGCTGAAATGGTGGTAAAAGCACTTGCAGCGTTAGAAGTAAAATACATTTTTGGTTACCCTGGTGGTTCGGTGTTAGATATTTATGATGCAATTTTCCAGCAGTCTGATTTTGAGCATATTCTTGTACGCCATGAACAAGCAGCTACTCACATGGCTGATGGTTACTCACGTGCGACAGGGAAAGTAGGTGTTGTACTGGCAACCTCTGGCCCTGGCGCAACTAACTGTGTTACAGGTATTGCAACAGCTTACATGGACTCTATTCCTATGGTAGTACTTGCAGGCCAAGTACCAACCAACTTAATTGGCGATGATGCTTTTCAAGAAACTGATATTGTTGGCTGCTCACGCCCTATTGTAAAACATAGCTTTAATTGCAGAACGTTAGAAGACATTCCAAACACTATTGCTAAAGCATTTTATATTGCGAAAACAGGCCGCCCTGGCCCGGTGGTTGTAGAGCTTCCCAAAGACATTTTAATGCCGCACAACAAAGGGGAGTTCCACATTGAAACTGATGTTAAAATGCGTTCATACAACCCCACTAAAAAAGGTCACCCTAAGCAAATTCGCAAAGCAGTAAAAACGATTAACTCAGCCAAAAGACTTGTGGTTTATTCAGGTGGCGGCATAGTGTTAGCTGATGCTGCAGAGTTACTAACCGAGTTGGTTGAAACATTAAACGCACCTTGTACAAACACATTAATGGGCTTAGGCGGTATATCGGGCACTCATAAAAACTTTATTGGTATGTTAGGTATGCACGGTAGTGTAGAAGCTAACAAAACCATGGCAAATGCCGATGTTATTTTAGCGCTTGGTGCTCGATTTGATGATCGCGTTACCAACAATGTTAAAAAGTTTTGCCCTGACGCCACTATCATTCATGTTGATATTGACCCTACGTCTATTTCTAAAACGATCAATGCGCATATCCCAGTAGTTGGTTTAATTGATATCGTTCTACAACAACTATTAGATGAGTTAAAAGAAAGTAATTACCATATAAACCAACAAGCCAATGATAGCTGGTGGCAACAAATTAATGCGTGGCGGGCTCTAAATAGTGCGAGTTATGTGCAAGATGATGGCAAAATAAAGCCTCAGCGAGTAATAGAGTCAATGTACAAAATCACCAATGGTAAAGCGTATGTTTGCTCTGATGTTGGACAACATCAAATGTTTGCGGCCCAACATTACCCTTTTGCTAAGCCTCGTCAATGGATTAACTCTGGCGGCTTAGGAACAATGGGTTTTGGTTTGCCTGCCGCAATGGGGGTTAAGTTAGCTTTTCCAGACAGCCATGTTATCTGCATTACTGGTGATGGCTCTATTCAAATGAATATTCAAGAATTATCAACTTGCTTACAGTATAACTTGTCTGTGGTTATTATCTCACTAAACAATCGCTCTTTAGGCATGGTACGCCAGTGGCAAGATATGATTTATGGCGGCAGGCATGCTTCATCTTATATGGAGTCGCTACCAGATTTCGTTAAACTAGCCGAGTCATACGGCCATATAGGTATGCAAATTAATAACTTAGATGAGCTTGATGAAAAATTAACACAAGCTTTTGAAATTAAAAACCGTTTAGTATTTGTTGATGTGTTAGTTGACGAACTTGAACATGTTTATCCTATGCAAATACGCCTTGGTGCTATTGATGATATGTGGATCAGAAAAGGAGAGAAAGCATAA
- the yfbR gene encoding 5'-deoxynucleotidase: MAESQSTFLAWMFRMPLIKRWALMFCVKPENVAEHSHQVAVVAHLLAVIRNKKFGGTINADRVATIALYHEASETRYGDIVSPTKYANPEIAREFKKIESLAEKECLASLPVEFQELFTDIIVQDNVDEEYKIIVKAADILVAYIKAIDELAHNNHEFTHVEERLDKKLNSMKEEMPEVAYFLDIFLASCSSTVDHLTKSNN, from the coding sequence ATGGCTGAATCTCAAAGCACTTTTCTCGCATGGATGTTTAGAATGCCGTTAATTAAACGTTGGGCATTAATGTTTTGTGTAAAACCTGAAAATGTTGCTGAGCACTCACATCAAGTAGCCGTTGTTGCCCATTTACTCGCTGTTATTCGTAATAAAAAATTTGGCGGCACTATCAATGCCGATCGTGTTGCTACAATTGCCCTTTACCATGAAGCATCTGAGACGCGTTATGGGGACATAGTAAGCCCAACAAAATATGCTAACCCTGAAATAGCCCGTGAATTTAAAAAGATTGAAAGCTTAGCAGAAAAAGAATGTTTAGCATCATTACCTGTTGAGTTTCAAGAATTATTTACTGATATCATCGTGCAAGATAACGTTGATGAAGAGTACAAAATAATTGTAAAAGCTGCCGATATCCTCGTTGCTTATATAAAAGCTATTGACGAACTCGCGCATAATAACCACGAGTTTACACACGTAGAAGAACGTTTAGATAAAAAACTTAACAGCATGAAGGAAGAAATGCCTGAGGTTGCCTACTTTTTAGATATATTTTTAGCTTCTTGCTCATCCACGGTTGATCATTTAACCAAAAGTAACAATTAA
- a CDS encoding VOC family protein, which translates to MTNNPVGWFEIYVSDLSRAKTFYQTVFEVKLESLGDPTDDSIKMLAFPANMDKYGATGALVKMDGYSTSGNGTLIYFSCEDCSIEESRVNLAGGAIQKPKMSIGEYGFISLAEDTEGNLFGLHSLK; encoded by the coding sequence ATGACTAACAACCCTGTAGGCTGGTTTGAAATATATGTATCAGACCTCTCAAGAGCAAAAACTTTTTATCAAACGGTATTTGAGGTAAAGCTAGAGTCGTTGGGTGATCCCACTGATGACAGTATCAAAATGTTAGCATTCCCAGCAAATATGGACAAATACGGCGCGACCGGTGCACTCGTAAAAATGGATGGATATTCAACTAGTGGAAACGGTACATTAATTTATTTTTCCTGTGAAGATTGCTCGATAGAAGAGTCTAGAGTTAATTTAGCGGGTGGTGCTATTCAAAAGCCTAAAATGTCTATTGGCGAGTATGGTTTTATTAGCCTAGCTGAAGATACAGAAGGTAATTTATTTGGGCTTCACTCTTTAAAGTAA
- a CDS encoding HD domain-containing phosphohydrolase, which produces MITTVYAAIRAYRDIMIIKRSLDAFKQLIKSTHDLLKINQFKSFGSAALNNLLTLMDLDSSALYIARNQIDYDQKSTNYILACTGKYVSESDDLDRSEISDDIKQLIREAFDNKAHYTDDHCFIGYYETASNVSSVLYIEFEDDNEHFRSSLVELFATNIALILENLTKQHEIERTQKELLYIVGDAIEARCKETGQHVHRVALVCELLALKLGLADDHARAIRLAAPLHDIGKIIVPESVIQKTGKLNDAEWLLMKQHAEIGSELLSKSQASISKLGAKMALSHHENWDGSGYPEGLKGLAIPLEARIMALADVYDSLRSARSYKAAWDDEQIKAFFIQQKGIKFDPDLVDVFLEHYEELSEIKADWAAQ; this is translated from the coding sequence ATGATCACAACAGTATACGCAGCAATCAGAGCTTATCGCGATATTATGATCATCAAGAGAAGCTTAGACGCCTTTAAACAACTCATTAAATCTACGCATGATCTTCTTAAAATAAATCAATTTAAATCTTTTGGCTCGGCGGCATTAAATAATTTACTTACCCTAATGGATCTAGACAGCTCTGCACTTTATATTGCCCGAAATCAGATAGATTATGACCAAAAAAGTACCAACTATATTCTTGCATGCACCGGGAAGTACGTGAGTGAATCTGATGACTTAGACCGGTCAGAAATATCAGATGATATTAAACAGTTAATACGAGAAGCCTTTGATAATAAAGCGCACTATACGGATGACCATTGCTTTATTGGCTATTACGAAACAGCAAGTAACGTGTCTTCTGTGCTCTATATTGAATTTGAAGATGATAATGAGCATTTTCGCTCTAGTTTGGTTGAATTGTTCGCCACTAATATTGCTTTGATCTTAGAAAACTTAACTAAGCAACATGAGATAGAGAGGACACAAAAAGAGCTACTTTACATAGTTGGCGATGCTATCGAAGCGCGCTGTAAAGAAACCGGACAACATGTTCATCGTGTGGCGCTTGTTTGTGAACTGCTCGCACTTAAATTAGGCTTAGCTGATGACCATGCTCGAGCTATTCGTTTAGCGGCACCTTTGCACGATATTGGTAAAATTATCGTACCTGAATCAGTCATACAGAAAACTGGAAAGCTTAACGATGCTGAATGGTTGCTAATGAAACAGCATGCTGAGATAGGCAGTGAATTATTGTCAAAATCCCAAGCGAGTATTTCTAAGTTGGGTGCAAAAATGGCACTATCTCATCATGAAAACTGGGATGGAAGTGGTTACCCTGAAGGGTTAAAAGGCCTAGCTATACCGTTAGAAGCTCGTATCATGGCACTTGCTGATGTTTATGATAGTTTACGTTCAGCGAGAAGTTACAAAGCTGCATGGGATGATGAGCAGATAAAGGCATTTTTTATTCAGCAAAAAGGAATTAAATTTGATCCTGACTTAGTTGATGTTTTTCTTGAGCATTATGAAGAGTTAAGCGAAATAAAGGCCGATTGGGCTGCTCAATAA
- the ilvN gene encoding acetolactate synthase small subunit, with protein sequence MRRILAILLENEPGSLSRIVGLFSQRAFNIESLTVAPTEDASLSRITIATSGDDRVLEQIVKQVNKLIDVIKITDLTERSHIERELLLIKVLAMNEKSRTEVKRITDIFRGSIVDIGKQIYTVQLTGDAEKLNAFIETMGNETEIIESVRSGCVGIGRGEKALRV encoded by the coding sequence ATGCGTCGTATTTTAGCTATTTTATTGGAAAACGAACCAGGGTCATTATCTCGTATTGTTGGCTTGTTTTCACAACGAGCGTTTAACATTGAAAGCTTAACCGTGGCTCCTACAGAAGATGCCAGTTTATCACGTATTACTATCGCCACCAGTGGCGACGATAGAGTGCTTGAGCAAATAGTGAAGCAAGTTAACAAGCTGATAGATGTAATTAAAATAACAGACTTAACCGAGAGAAGTCATATTGAACGAGAGTTGTTATTAATTAAAGTGTTAGCGATGAATGAAAAGTCGCGCACCGAGGTTAAACGTATTACCGATATTTTTAGAGGCTCTATTGTTGATATTGGTAAACAAATTTATACGGTTCAACTTACTGGGGACGCTGAAAAGCTTAATGCCTTTATTGAAACCATGGGCAATGAAACTGAAATTATAGAATCGGTACGTTCAGGTTGCGTTGGCATAGGCCGTGGTGAAAAAGCCTTAAGGGTGTAG